One Sulfolobus sp. S-194 DNA segment encodes these proteins:
- a CDS encoding sodium:calcium antiporter → MLELIIIFIFLILSAELISKGTEKLEPFMGQGMAGGIIMGLLTALPETIFVIVASLRNQPYVALGSAIGGNVLLFTFGIGFLGVYFYLRWRKNLSINEDYSVEERFLIITTIALAIILLYGHLNLYTAIPLLGIYLYYAIYRVRKFTKENRDIDEKEVLKAAIYLIIGAFILIIFSDPFVEELASLSKQLGVPAVWLALIISPLAGEIEETLSAIRLAHSYEAGGSLAIFDFVGSKIQNGTVLLGIIGLFSDISIMPGLNELIATLVVNVIAIMILMDKKLGVKESIVLLFLYFLIATMTLYL, encoded by the coding sequence TTGCTTGAACTAATAATAATCTTTATCTTTCTAATATTGTCAGCCGAACTAATTTCTAAGGGTACTGAAAAACTGGAACCATTCATGGGACAAGGAATGGCTGGAGGTATTATAATGGGTTTGTTAACAGCTTTACCAGAGACAATTTTTGTCATCGTGGCTAGTCTAAGAAATCAACCCTATGTAGCTTTAGGCTCGGCTATTGGGGGTAACGTTTTGCTTTTTACTTTTGGCATAGGTTTTCTAGGTGTTTATTTCTATTTAAGATGGAGAAAAAATCTGAGTATTAATGAGGATTATTCAGTCGAAGAAAGATTCCTTATAATAACTACAATAGCTTTAGCAATCATCCTTTTATATGGTCATCTTAATTTATATACTGCAATTCCACTCCTAGGCATTTACTTATATTATGCAATATATAGGGTTAGGAAATTTACAAAAGAGAATAGAGATATAGACGAGAAAGAGGTACTGAAAGCAGCTATTTATTTAATTATAGGAGCATTTATTCTCATCATATTTTCTGATCCTTTCGTGGAAGAATTAGCATCCTTATCTAAACAATTAGGAGTTCCAGCTGTTTGGCTAGCTCTCATTATCTCACCATTAGCTGGTGAAATAGAAGAAACACTCTCAGCAATAAGATTAGCACACTCATATGAAGCTGGAGGATCTTTAGCTATATTTGACTTCGTTGGCAGCAAAATACAAAATGGTACAGTACTTCTAGGGATAATAGGTCTGTTTTCTGATATATCAATAATGCCCGGATTAAATGAACTTATAGCTACGCTAGTCGTTAATGTAATAGCTATAATGATTCTTATGGATAAAAAATTAGGAGTCAAAGAAAGTATAGTTTTACTATTTCTCTATTTTTTAATAGCTACTATGACCTTATATTTATGA
- a CDS encoding DUF202 domain-containing protein — MSASDHLANKRTFLAWVRTAIALMGFGFVIAKFQIFLHILAHQPLTSTTLLGGVIMIIMGIATLLYGFYEYIQQEKELERKQFSPRLTPMIIYTALLTVLAIALVVSLYLSTGI, encoded by the coding sequence ATGAGTGCGAGTGATCATTTAGCAAACAAGAGGACATTTTTAGCATGGGTTAGAACAGCAATAGCCTTAATGGGTTTTGGTTTCGTAATAGCAAAATTTCAAATTTTTCTTCACATCCTGGCACATCAACCTTTAACCTCAACAACTCTGTTGGGCGGAGTGATAATGATAATTATGGGAATAGCGACCTTGCTTTACGGTTTTTATGAGTATATTCAACAAGAAAAAGAACTAGAACGAAAACAGTTCAGTCCTAGACTAACCCCAATGATTATTTACACAGCTTTACTTACAGTTTTAGCGATAGCTTTAGTAGTTAGCCTATACTTAAGTACTGGGATTTAA
- a CDS encoding translation elongation factor codes for MLKGSIITVLSSDEKDALSIAEKLGKKTENQIYYRKIGDLVRSILVPSSQKILDQAEALSISSFFYLRMPKITAIEGELALIAEASGIRGIVLPDDTETFNKIFKELSISSMVSEFKEEDVEVKDRGYVYIDRAFNVKGVGVVVLGFALTQVNVHDKLIALPMKKEVEIKSIQVLDEDQESVLPGTRIGFALRNVKLEDIEGVTALIKPGIKLVNRVKYRKFKWSSDAQNVHVIAGGFKVMGSVSGDEIVLNGEIPETIERGIIINVNAKPKTPRVFGYAELNPST; via the coding sequence ATGCTTAAGGGTTCAATAATCACAGTGCTTTCATCAGATGAAAAAGACGCCTTAAGTATAGCAGAAAAACTAGGGAAAAAGACTGAAAACCAGATATACTATAGGAAAATTGGCGATTTAGTTAGATCTATCTTAGTTCCCTCTTCACAAAAAATTCTTGATCAAGCTGAAGCTCTATCCATATCAAGTTTCTTCTACCTTAGAATGCCAAAGATTACAGCAATAGAAGGCGAGTTAGCTCTAATAGCAGAAGCCTCTGGAATTAGAGGAATAGTTTTACCAGATGATACTGAGACGTTCAATAAGATATTCAAAGAGCTTTCGATTTCTTCCATGGTCAGTGAATTTAAGGAGGAGGATGTTGAGGTAAAGGATAGAGGTTATGTTTATATTGATAGGGCATTTAACGTTAAGGGAGTTGGCGTAGTAGTTTTAGGTTTTGCTTTAACTCAAGTAAATGTTCATGATAAGTTAATTGCCCTTCCGATGAAAAAAGAAGTCGAGATAAAAAGCATACAAGTTCTTGATGAAGACCAAGAAAGTGTTCTACCAGGGACAAGGATAGGATTTGCACTTAGAAATGTGAAATTAGAAGATATTGAAGGTGTAACCGCGCTAATAAAACCTGGAATTAAACTCGTTAATAGAGTAAAATATAGGAAGTTTAAATGGTCTTCAGATGCGCAAAACGTTCATGTAATAGCTGGAGGTTTTAAAGTGATGGGTAGTGTTTCTGGAGATGAAATTGTTTTAAACGGAGAAATTCCAGAGACAATAGAAAGAGGAATAATAATCAACGTTAACGCTAAGCCAAAAACTCCTAGAGTATTTGGATACGCAGAATTAAATCCCAGTACTTAA
- a CDS encoding PQQ-binding-like beta-propeller repeat protein, with product MNAKILGIILLIVGLIIGIGVGYVIHQPATMTKIEYKTVIPSDMINETTTTFTMKSPLTGISEEVTESTYQNSTMKWYQYVYYNYGDCYLPWWTEVTYYPSNLPKDPVNEGNWTVYAYQQDHESVINVNFPAENWSFEQMNALPLNAQFPAYKALGNRTAPVILTQLVGDAVGVTYFDGIIYVPSDANELYAINAYTGKLIWEATTVNSVMSNPIVVNTSRGPIVYVSVGDAGFSASHSIFAVITGNYGHVIRGYSYGAVYAFNATNGQLLWVHFDDGNVMPTPAYIDGLLIYGDGSGHIIALNATNGQVVWRDYVGVSAFDSMSSTNYYVFPNGTTIAIMGFTLALPPYGELIAVNVQNGQIVWKFALPKGYVPFNTGMGDVSPAVDEEKGIVVQSTIVNFNKTNRTVGFAVFALNATNGHLLWIEQLVRGYVPPAFKGGVPTIYNGVVYVGTPVANELFALNETNGKILWVTQIPNVQGPPNGAGGGRANPVYVNGYIIEPAGAYIDVYNASNGQLVKNYYVGGRFGIVNAVVVGSTVFVDNSYNWVFAIPLSELIS from the coding sequence ATGAATGCAAAGATTTTAGGTATAATATTACTTATCGTAGGATTAATTATAGGGATAGGAGTAGGATATGTCATCCATCAACCTGCAACAATGACAAAAATAGAGTATAAGACTGTAATTCCTTCTGATATGATAAATGAAACAACTACAACATTCACTATGAAATCGCCTTTAACTGGGATAAGTGAAGAAGTAACTGAATCTACTTATCAAAACTCAACCATGAAATGGTATCAGTACGTTTATTATAACTATGGTGACTGTTATCTACCTTGGTGGACAGAGGTAACTTATTATCCGTCTAATCTTCCAAAAGATCCAGTAAATGAAGGAAATTGGACAGTTTACGCTTATCAGCAAGATCATGAATCGGTAATAAATGTCAACTTCCCAGCAGAAAATTGGTCTTTCGAGCAAATGAATGCCTTACCACTTAATGCGCAATTCCCAGCATATAAAGCTCTAGGAAATAGGACTGCTCCAGTTATTTTAACACAATTAGTTGGAGATGCTGTAGGTGTAACATACTTTGATGGTATAATTTATGTTCCATCGGATGCCAATGAACTTTACGCAATAAATGCGTATACTGGAAAACTCATATGGGAGGCAACAACAGTAAACTCAGTAATGAGTAATCCAATTGTAGTAAATACTTCAAGGGGACCAATAGTTTATGTTTCAGTAGGTGATGCTGGCTTCTCAGCCTCTCATAGCATTTTTGCTGTAATTACTGGAAACTATGGGCATGTCATAAGAGGTTATAGTTACGGTGCCGTTTACGCTTTTAATGCAACTAACGGGCAGTTATTGTGGGTACATTTTGATGATGGTAATGTAATGCCAACACCGGCGTATATTGATGGATTACTAATCTATGGCGATGGATCTGGTCATATTATAGCTTTAAATGCAACTAATGGCCAAGTAGTATGGAGAGATTATGTAGGGGTTTCTGCATTTGACTCTATGAGTTCAACCAATTATTACGTATTTCCTAACGGGACAACAATAGCAATAATGGGCTTTACTTTAGCTTTACCGCCCTACGGTGAGTTGATTGCTGTCAATGTTCAAAATGGTCAAATAGTTTGGAAGTTCGCTTTACCTAAAGGATATGTACCATTTAACACTGGTATGGGTGATGTGTCACCAGCTGTAGATGAAGAGAAAGGAATTGTTGTACAAAGTACTATTGTTAACTTCAATAAAACAAACAGAACAGTAGGATTTGCAGTTTTTGCATTAAACGCAACTAATGGTCACTTATTATGGATAGAACAATTAGTAAGGGGCTACGTACCACCTGCATTCAAAGGAGGAGTTCCAACAATTTATAATGGTGTTGTATATGTAGGAACACCAGTTGCAAATGAGCTATTTGCACTAAATGAAACTAACGGTAAAATACTATGGGTTACTCAAATTCCTAATGTTCAAGGTCCACCAAATGGTGCTGGCGGTGGTAGAGCTAATCCAGTATATGTCAATGGTTATATTATTGAGCCTGCTGGTGCATATATAGATGTTTATAATGCATCTAATGGTCAACTAGTAAAGAATTATTATGTAGGTGGAAGATTTGGAATAGTTAATGCAGTAGTAGTTGGGAGTACAGTATTTGTAGATAATAGCTATAATTGGGTATTCGCAATTCCACTTAGTGAATTAATTTCCTAA
- a CDS encoding ABC transporter ATP-binding protein, translating to MYAIEVYNVSKSYNNKPILRNITFIVHQSSITGFIGPNSSGKTTTIKILSGLIRKDSGVVKVLGEDPWDNPKLKRKVSVIFTKLPYPPNDTVEEYLSDLNTIFKGDLSKLIKEFNLSEHLKKKISQLSSGQAQKIQLIAALLKNPELIIADEPTANLDPQARLEFYELVKFMVKEYSVTFFISSHILSELEKVITHIVFINNGLITTLGEINDIEAKISSDEILILVKEKEKALKVLEKYNPTVDGAYIKVKGNLREIVDLLDDGKIEILSIRKASLDDVFRKLSGA from the coding sequence GTGTATGCTATCGAAGTATATAACGTTTCTAAAAGTTATAACAATAAACCTATTTTACGAAACATCACATTTATTGTTCATCAAAGCTCTATAACTGGATTTATTGGCCCCAATAGTTCTGGAAAGACTACTACTATAAAGATACTATCCGGATTAATTAGAAAAGATTCAGGAGTTGTTAAAGTTCTTGGAGAAGATCCGTGGGATAATCCTAAACTAAAAAGAAAAGTATCTGTTATTTTTACAAAATTACCTTATCCTCCTAATGATACCGTAGAAGAATACTTAAGTGATCTAAATACGATATTTAAGGGAGATTTAAGCAAACTTATAAAGGAGTTTAATTTAAGCGAGCATTTAAAGAAAAAGATATCTCAACTTTCTTCTGGACAAGCACAAAAGATCCAGTTAATTGCTGCTCTACTAAAAAATCCAGAGTTAATTATTGCCGATGAACCTACAGCTAATTTAGATCCTCAAGCTAGATTAGAATTTTATGAGTTAGTCAAGTTCATGGTTAAGGAGTATAGTGTAACGTTTTTCATTTCATCTCATATACTTTCTGAATTAGAAAAAGTAATCACCCACATTGTATTTATCAACAACGGATTAATAACAACATTAGGGGAAATAAACGATATTGAAGCGAAAATTTCCTCTGATGAGATCTTAATACTAGTCAAAGAGAAAGAAAAAGCACTAAAAGTCCTTGAAAAATATAATCCAACTGTTGACGGAGCTTATATAAAAGTTAAAGGAAATCTGAGGGAGATCGTGGATTTATTAGATGATGGAAAGATTGAAATTTTAAGCATAAGAAAAGCAAGTCTTGATGATGTTTTTAGAAAGTTAAGTGGTGCTTAA
- a CDS encoding thermopsin family protease has product MKSIILLAFILFSLFPGNLTTFIGFIPKYSPSSQYAIGVSSIGSSLLSISTNEVLGYVEVYSASSSSPFSLQFNAVIKAMNIYGEILNFWVQNILEFNEQELNFTDEIWNFTYSYASINPSLISGKGEVYSIGINNHIVSYYSYSTPYQSYSLPLNYILFISISYSSPYIYVNIGYGSLNNPTSTVYDTITIDVPNLENACIYVSPSYTGVGLPYSVELVWGGSGNGQSATFTNMESDLAIFYQIKPGLYSAFPIIYNYGFDTQESTSDLSAYLASDGLVEVSVGTPNPTLLTNYSAPLIPGWTEVTVLGNSTYSVDGYNFTYNSIKEYNDNFGLPYYISFTSPNAITVTIYPVKEQNGVLEPHEISVVEPYTSREYNTTSTTLTLSNNYFQIIVYYKLIPRKLYVCINIPMWGIVNGTPMLVKSGYYTYGTIIQLPLVNFTYINSLERYAFFPNYTEIVVIQNISIHVTEVLQYYIGITSQYPLYGYINNVKVKLYSNWFNESCVIKIPSQIYYVNTAIREILLNPTNILVNSPINYTAKWQTQYYINVNSTYPLYGVINNENVTLKSNWFNASEKIVISAQIYYVSSSQREVLLNPTDILVNSPINYTAKWQTQYFITVSFPVNATVEGESVTFSTGWYNASEKIVISQNLQYVGKYERVYIYNKTPIVIIVNSSLVVKINATVQFYVNFSMSILGEVNDSLELLKSDWYNMYTIIKLNSTYYKYISSNERVLYIPSITLINVTEPYNVSFKSITQYFLYFNSTYQLEGKINGTKVLLRSGWYNYSEIIVIPFQYKMINNYSRIALLNPENITVSESLTYIADWGTQYYLVVLSNHPVHALVNGTNTTLMSGWYNKFDKIIIENISYYVNDTVRYSIYNATLLSFRVTSPLTVSVNYESEYLVNINGKSFWLFNGSRVDLYVEAPFYYTVKWIGTYNVPNNYSIIVRSPITERAVYTINFINIISIGSLLLALISILTNIKRFKK; this is encoded by the coding sequence ATGAAGTCAATAATTCTATTAGCATTCATACTATTCTCTTTATTTCCAGGAAATTTAACGACATTCATAGGATTTATCCCTAAATATAGTCCTTCATCACAATATGCAATTGGCGTTTCAAGTATAGGTTCTTCTCTACTTTCAATATCAACCAATGAGGTACTCGGATATGTAGAAGTTTATAGTGCGTCTTCCTCTTCACCATTCTCGCTACAGTTTAATGCAGTAATTAAAGCTATGAATATTTACGGTGAAATACTTAACTTCTGGGTACAAAATATACTAGAGTTTAATGAGCAAGAACTTAACTTCACTGATGAAATTTGGAACTTTACGTACTCATATGCAAGCATTAATCCCAGCCTAATATCTGGGAAAGGAGAAGTTTACTCAATTGGTATTAATAATCACATAGTAAGCTATTATTCGTATTCTACACCCTATCAATCTTACTCTTTACCACTAAATTACATACTCTTCATTTCAATTTCTTATTCTTCACCGTATATTTATGTCAATATTGGATATGGAAGCTTGAATAATCCGACATCAACTGTATATGATACGATAACAATAGATGTACCAAACCTTGAAAACGCATGTATTTATGTTTCTCCGTCATATACCGGGGTAGGATTACCATATAGCGTCGAACTAGTATGGGGAGGTAGTGGAAATGGTCAATCGGCTACTTTTACCAATATGGAATCCGACTTAGCAATATTTTACCAAATAAAACCAGGGTTATACTCTGCATTTCCAATTATTTACAATTATGGTTTCGATACTCAAGAATCAACATCAGATTTATCCGCATATTTAGCTTCTGATGGTTTAGTTGAGGTAAGTGTGGGTACACCTAACCCGACTTTATTAACTAACTACTCAGCACCACTAATACCAGGTTGGACTGAAGTGACAGTTTTAGGGAACTCAACTTATAGTGTTGACGGGTATAATTTTACTTATAACAGTATCAAAGAATATAATGATAATTTTGGTTTACCTTATTACATTTCTTTTACTTCTCCTAATGCTATTACAGTAACTATCTATCCAGTAAAGGAACAGAATGGCGTATTAGAACCTCACGAGATAAGTGTGGTAGAACCTTATACGAGTAGAGAGTATAATACAACAAGTACTACATTAACATTATCTAATAATTATTTCCAGATAATAGTATACTATAAACTTATACCTAGAAAATTATATGTCTGTATAAACATACCAATGTGGGGTATAGTTAACGGTACACCGATGCTAGTTAAAAGCGGTTATTATACCTACGGTACAATTATTCAATTACCATTAGTAAACTTTACATATATAAATTCCCTTGAAAGATATGCCTTCTTCCCCAATTATACTGAAATAGTCGTTATTCAAAATATTTCGATACATGTAACAGAGGTACTTCAATATTATATAGGGATTACGTCACAGTACCCTCTCTATGGTTATATTAACAACGTTAAGGTTAAACTTTATTCTAATTGGTTTAATGAGAGTTGTGTAATAAAAATACCATCTCAGATTTACTATGTAAACACTGCAATTAGAGAAATCCTATTAAATCCTACTAATATACTCGTTAACTCACCGATAAATTATACTGCAAAATGGCAAACACAGTATTATATTAACGTAAATTCTACCTATCCGTTGTATGGAGTGATAAATAATGAAAATGTAACTCTAAAATCTAATTGGTTTAATGCATCAGAAAAGATAGTAATCTCAGCCCAAATTTACTATGTTTCTAGTTCTCAAAGAGAGGTACTATTAAATCCTACTGATATACTCGTTAACTCACCGATAAATTACACTGCAAAATGGCAAACACAGTACTTTATAACAGTAAGTTTCCCAGTAAATGCCACAGTAGAGGGAGAAAGTGTCACATTTTCTACTGGCTGGTATAATGCTTCCGAGAAGATAGTTATATCTCAAAATCTGCAATATGTTGGAAAATATGAGAGAGTTTATATATACAATAAGACTCCGATAGTAATAATAGTAAATTCATCTTTAGTAGTAAAGATCAATGCTACTGTTCAGTTTTATGTGAATTTCTCTATGAGCATTTTAGGCGAAGTAAACGATAGTTTAGAACTTTTAAAATCTGATTGGTATAATATGTACACTATAATTAAATTAAATTCTACTTATTACAAATACATTTCCTCTAATGAGAGAGTCCTCTATATTCCATCCATTACATTAATTAACGTAACTGAGCCCTATAATGTGAGCTTTAAAAGCATTACCCAATACTTCCTTTACTTTAATTCTACGTATCAATTAGAGGGTAAAATTAACGGAACTAAAGTCTTATTAAGGAGCGGATGGTATAATTATTCCGAGATAATTGTCATACCATTCCAGTACAAGATGATAAACAACTACAGTAGAATTGCGTTGCTTAACCCAGAAAATATAACTGTTAGTGAAAGTCTTACCTATATAGCCGATTGGGGAACACAATATTACTTAGTCGTTTTAAGTAATCATCCGGTTCATGCGTTAGTTAATGGTACTAATACTACACTGATGTCAGGATGGTATAATAAATTTGACAAGATAATAATAGAAAATATAAGTTATTACGTTAATGATACCGTACGTTATTCTATATATAATGCAACACTATTAAGTTTTAGGGTCACTTCTCCCCTTACTGTTTCAGTTAATTATGAATCGGAATATCTAGTAAATATTAACGGAAAAAGTTTCTGGCTATTTAATGGTAGTAGGGTAGACCTTTATGTAGAGGCCCCATTTTACTATACTGTTAAATGGATAGGTACTTACAATGTTCCAAACAACTACAGCATAATAGTTCGCTCGCCGATAACTGAGAGAGCAGTATACACTATAAACTTTATTAATATTATATCTATCGGGTCTCTTCTTCTAGCACTTATAAGTATTTTAACAAATATAAAAAGATTTAAAAAATAA
- a CDS encoding amino acid permease, with the protein MSEREAKGARDLGISSDKQLRRSLGKFELLYLSLGGIIGSGWLFASLSTAAYAGGAAILSWIIAGILVMFVGLAYAEIGAAIPKSGGITRYPHYTHGGLVGYIITWAYFLSAASVPAIEAAAAIEYIGSYYPQLITSGTFDGTTVTILTPLGIGLAGLLLIFFFFLNYFGVNILGKVTHGAGWWKLLVPTITFLALLALDLHSANFTLGGGFFPSAQYVKGGSSGIYGFSAVLFAIPSTGVIFAYLGFGQAVEYGGEGKNPSKDIPFAVLGSLLIAIVLYTMLQVAFVGGIDWNKLYLNESGKLVPVTPGNWSALSTAVTASGVPISAGPFLVLSRLAPVYGLAAAFFTALAVLLTIDAVVSPSGTGWIYTGTSTRTLYAFASNGYLPEIFLKIGKTKIPTYSLIAALIVGFIFLLPFPSWYALVGFISSARVLTYIMGGIGLAVLRKHAKELNRPFRVPASVIIAPIATLAAGLIVYWSSFAILFYVFTGIFLGLPLFFIFYSNRILGINKVVSIIVGVINLAISLGMGLLLFNETSGLSTSNNLFFGIYIVVIAAMLIGDMLFLLKTVPPDVKREINAGWWLIYFILAIYIISYFGGFGLYTIIPFPYDTIVAAIVILIGYFWAIRSGFRTQAIQDIIQTTREEAV; encoded by the coding sequence ATGAGCGAAAGAGAAGCCAAAGGAGCAAGAGATTTAGGTATTTCTTCAGATAAACAATTAAGGAGAAGCTTAGGAAAATTTGAGCTATTATACCTCTCATTAGGAGGAATTATAGGATCTGGATGGTTATTTGCATCTTTAAGTACAGCAGCTTATGCTGGCGGTGCAGCTATATTGAGCTGGATAATTGCTGGAATTTTAGTAATGTTTGTGGGTTTAGCTTATGCTGAAATAGGTGCAGCAATTCCAAAAAGTGGTGGAATAACAAGATATCCGCATTATACTCACGGAGGGCTAGTAGGGTATATAATTACTTGGGCTTATTTCCTTTCCGCTGCATCAGTGCCAGCTATTGAGGCAGCAGCAGCAATAGAATATATAGGATCTTATTACCCTCAGCTAATAACTTCTGGAACTTTTGATGGAACTACCGTAACAATTTTGACACCATTAGGCATAGGATTAGCTGGTCTATTGTTAATTTTCTTCTTCTTTTTAAATTACTTCGGAGTTAACATTTTAGGAAAAGTGACTCATGGTGCAGGTTGGTGGAAATTATTGGTGCCAACAATAACTTTTTTAGCATTATTAGCGTTGGACCTGCACTCAGCTAACTTTACATTAGGTGGAGGTTTCTTCCCATCTGCACAATATGTAAAAGGAGGTTCCTCTGGAATTTATGGTTTTAGTGCAGTTCTCTTTGCTATTCCTTCTACCGGAGTAATTTTCGCTTATCTAGGATTTGGACAAGCAGTAGAATATGGGGGTGAAGGTAAAAATCCCAGTAAAGATATACCATTTGCGGTGTTAGGTTCATTACTTATAGCTATCGTGCTGTATACAATGCTTCAAGTTGCATTTGTTGGCGGTATTGATTGGAATAAATTATATCTTAATGAATCTGGAAAATTAGTCCCTGTAACACCTGGGAATTGGTCAGCATTATCAACGGCAGTTACAGCTTCTGGAGTACCAATATCTGCTGGTCCTTTCTTAGTTCTTTCTAGATTGGCACCAGTTTACGGGTTAGCTGCAGCATTCTTTACTGCACTAGCAGTTTTATTAACTATTGATGCTGTAGTTTCACCATCCGGAACTGGATGGATTTATACTGGAACTTCAACTAGAACACTATACGCATTTGCTAGTAATGGTTATTTACCAGAAATTTTCTTAAAGATTGGAAAGACTAAAATACCAACTTATTCACTAATTGCAGCATTAATAGTAGGTTTCATATTCTTACTACCATTTCCATCGTGGTATGCTTTAGTAGGTTTCATATCTTCAGCGAGAGTATTAACTTACATTATGGGCGGAATTGGATTAGCAGTCTTAAGAAAACACGCTAAGGAATTAAATAGACCATTTAGAGTACCCGCATCAGTAATAATTGCACCAATAGCAACACTAGCAGCTGGTTTAATAGTTTACTGGTCAAGTTTTGCTATTCTCTTTTACGTATTTACTGGAATATTCTTAGGTCTTCCATTATTCTTTATATTCTATTCCAATAGAATATTAGGGATAAATAAGGTAGTCTCAATAATTGTAGGTGTTATTAATTTAGCAATAAGCTTAGGAATGGGACTACTACTATTTAATGAAACAAGTGGACTTTCTACTTCTAATAATCTCTTCTTCGGAATTTATATAGTAGTTATTGCAGCTATGCTAATTGGCGATATGTTATTCTTGCTGAAAACTGTACCTCCAGATGTTAAGAGAGAAATTAATGCCGGATGGTGGTTAATTTACTTTATCTTAGCAATTTACATAATATCATATTTTGGAGGATTTGGGCTATATACTATAATACCATTTCCATATGATACTATAGTTGCTGCTATTGTAATACTCATTGGATACTTCTGGGCTATAAGAAGTGGTTTCAGAACTCAAGCAATTCAAGATATAATACAGACCACTAGGGAAGAGGCGGTGTAA